The genomic interval GTTGGAACGGTGATTTGCGTGGAGGATCTGTTTTACAACGTTCCCGCCCGCTTGAAATTTCTCAAAACGGATACGACCGAACGCCGCGCCATCGATACCTTGGTCGCGCGCTACGCGCTCGCTTACCCCGCGAAACGATTCAAACTGACCGACGGAAAGAATGTGGTCTTGCAAACGGCGGGCGATGGCGACCGTCGCGCCATCCTTGCCGCGCTCTACGGTGTGGATGTGGCGAAGCAAATGCTTGAAGTCCACTCCATGGAAGAGGGCATGACCCTCGCGGGCTTCATCAGCCCAACATCGCTCACGCGCTCCAATCGAAAAGAAATTACTTTTTTCATTAATGGGCGCTGGGTACATGAGGTGGCATTGTCTACGGCATTGATGCAGGCGTATCATACGCTGTTGATGGTGGGGCGTTATCCTCTCGCGGCATTATTCCTCGAGATCAAACCTGAAGATGTGGATGTGAACGTGCATCCCGCCAAAGCGGAGGTGCGATTCAGGAATCAAGATAAAGTGTTCAGTTTCGTGCAACGATCCGCGCGGAAGGCGTTGCTGGCGTATTCGCCGGTTCCGAATGTCGCGCCGAGTTTGTGGGGAGGGCGAAGTGTGTCAGTGGAATCAAATTCAGTGGGGTTGGATTGGACAATTGGGCATGATAATCAAGTGAACAGTGATCAGTTATCAGTGAACGGAGACTTGATGCTTCGACAGGCTCAGCACGGCGAACCAGAGACTGACGCTCAATCTCCAACCTCTAATCTCCATTCTCCCAATTCTCAAGTTCAATCCTCATCGTTTGCCCGCATCCCTCTCTTGCGGTTGATCGGTCAGATCGGCGCGGCGTACCTTGTGGCAGAGGGACCCGATGGGCTGTATCTCATCGACCAACATGCCGCGCACGAACGCGTGTTGTTCGAAAAACTCATGGCGCAACGCGAGATGAAGAGCATCGCCTCGCAAGCCCTGCTGACGCCGGTTGCGGTCACCTTGCCGCCCCAATCCACCCAATTGCTCATGTCGCAATTGCCGGTTTTGAAGTATTTTGGTTTTGACGTGGAGGAGTTTGGTCCGAACACGTTCCAAATCCGCGCGATGCCCGTCTTGTTCTCAGGCAGTGATCCCTCCGCGGCGTTGCGGGCGCTGGTAGAGGATTTTGAAGAGGATGAGGCGCCGCTGAAAGATGAAGTGGAGAAAAAACTCGCCGCCCGTGTATGCAAACGTATGGCGGTGCGAGCGGGCATGTCGCTTTCCAACGAAGAACAGCGCGCCCTGCTTGCCGACCTCGAAACCTGCGATTCGCCGCGGACGTGTCCGCATGGGAGACCGACGATGATCCATCTTTCTGTAGACGTGCTCGAACGTCAATTTGGGAGGCGCGGTGCCAGATAACGATACCTTGAACAAGGAATACAACCAACTGGTGAACGATTTTAGAGCGCTGGAGGATGAAGTCCGGCGGATTCGACGCACCCTGGAGATCAAAGAGATCGAACTCAAGGCAGTGC from Candidatus Defluviilinea gracilis carries:
- the mutL gene encoding DNA mismatch repair endonuclease MutL, producing MPIRMLSPEVASQIAAGEVIERPASVVKELLENSLDAGANTIAIHVEEAGKKRIEIADDGAGIPADELELAASRHATSKLVRSDELFSIVTLGFRGEALASIGSVSRMTITSRVGGEKEGARFMVEGGKSKKPTKVGATVGTVICVEDLFYNVPARLKFLKTDTTERRAIDTLVARYALAYPAKRFKLTDGKNVVLQTAGDGDRRAILAALYGVDVAKQMLEVHSMEEGMTLAGFISPTSLTRSNRKEITFFINGRWVHEVALSTALMQAYHTLLMVGRYPLAALFLEIKPEDVDVNVHPAKAEVRFRNQDKVFSFVQRSARKALLAYSPVPNVAPSLWGGRSVSVESNSVGLDWTIGHDNQVNSDQLSVNGDLMLRQAQHGEPETDAQSPTSNLHSPNSQVQSSSFARIPLLRLIGQIGAAYLVAEGPDGLYLIDQHAAHERVLFEKLMAQREMKSIASQALLTPVAVTLPPQSTQLLMSQLPVLKYFGFDVEEFGPNTFQIRAMPVLFSGSDPSAALRALVEDFEEDEAPLKDEVEKKLAARVCKRMAVRAGMSLSNEEQRALLADLETCDSPRTCPHGRPTMIHLSVDVLERQFGRRGAR